From the genome of Dyella jiangningensis:
CCGTGCTCACGGCCACCACGACGGAGGAATCCGGGCATGGTGACGCCATCGACATGGCGAGGAGGCTCGCATGAAGATCGGGCGCATCATCGGTGCACTCGTCGGCCTGATCGTGCTGGTGGGCATCGTCTTCACCGCCTATGCCCTGCTCACCGTGACGCAGGGCGGCGACGAGAACGCGAAACAGCCGTCCGTGGCGGGCGCGCCCGCCGATATCACCGACCCGAAGGCGCGCGGCGAATACCTCACGCGTGCGGCCGATTGCGCGGCCTGCCACACCGTGCCCGGCGGCCAGCCCTTTGCCGGCGGCGTGCCGTTCAAGCTGCCGTTCGGCACCCTCTATTCCTCCAACATCACCGCGGACAAGGACACCGGCATCGGCAAATGGAGCGATGACGATTTCGTGCGCGCGATGCATGCCGGCGTCGACAAGGACGGCCATCCGCTGTATCCGGCGTTTCCGTATACCTCGTACACCGCGCTGAGCCGCGACGACATCCTCGCCATCAAGGCCTACCTCTTCAGCCTGCCTGTCGCGCATGCGCCCGCCCGGGCCAACGAACTGTCGTTCCCGTACAACCAGCGCTGGGCCATCAGCCTGTGGAACGCGATGTTCCTGAAGAAGCAGCGCTTCGAGCCGCAAGCTGGCAAGCCGGAAGCGTGGAATCGAGGCGCCTACCTCGCCACCGCCCTTGGTCATTGCGGCGAGTGCCACACGCCGAGAAACGCCGCGTTCGCGTTGAAGCATGGCGAAGCGCTCGCCGGCGCCGAACTGCAAGGCTGGAAGGCCTACAACATCACCTCCGACAAGGACCACGGGGTTGGCGCGTGGACCGATCAGGAGCTGGCCGATTACCTCGCCAAGGGACACGCCGCCGGCCGCGGCACGGCCTCCGGGCCGATGGGCGAAGTGGTGGAGAACAGCCTGCAGTACCTCACGCCGGCCGATCTTTCCGCGCTGGTTGCCTATCTACGCGACGTGCCTGCGCGTCAGGGCGGCGTTTCCACGGCTCCCGCCGCCACGGCCGCTGCACCGGCAACAGCCAACGCAACGGCGGGATTGGGCGAGCAGCTGTTCGTCGGCGCCTGTGCCGGCTGCCATCTCGACAACGGACAAGGACGACAGAGCGAATACGCCTCGCTCGCGGGCATGCGCTCCGTGCGGGACCCACACGCCACCAACCTCACGCAGATCGTGCTTGGCGGCTCGCGCTTGAGCGTCGGAAACCAGCATGCCTTCATGCCCTCGTTCGGCGAGGCTTATACCGACGCCGAGATCGCCGCGCTGTCCAACTACGTGCTGAGCCACTTCGGCGGCCAGCCGGGCACGCTCAGCGCGTCGGACGTGGCTGAACGCAGGAAGGGACAGTAGCTCGGCGCACGTTTCTAGCGACTCCTGCACGAGCGGTTCACGGCGCGGGTACGTAGCCGAGCGCAGCGTAGACAACCACGCCATTGCCTGGAATCGCGACATGCGCCTACGTTCCGTCGTCATCGGCATCGCTTTCATCATGTCATCCGCCTGCTTTGCGCAGGCGGCGCCTCCGGCCGGCGCGGGCACCGTGCCGACGCCACGCGAACCCACGATGCCCATGCCGATGCACGATCCCAAGAACCCGAGCCGCGTGATTCCTTCGCCCAGCGCAGGCGACCAGCAACTGGCGGCCAACGTGCAGCAGACACTTCAACGCGACAACTCGTTGTCACCCGCGGGTCGCCAGGTGAAGGTCATCGCCTCGGACGGCGCCGTCGTCCTGCGTGGTCCCGTCGCCAACGACGCGGAAAAGGCGAAGATCGACTCCGTCGTGCGCGG
Proteins encoded in this window:
- a CDS encoding BON domain-containing protein, whose product is MRLRSVVIGIAFIMSSACFAQAAPPAGAGTVPTPREPTMPMPMHDPKNPSRVIPSPSAGDQQLAANVQQTLQRDNSLSPAGRQVKVIASDGAVVLRGPVANDAEKAKIDSVVRGLPGVKEVTNELDVKR
- a CDS encoding cytochrome c, giving the protein MKIGRIIGALVGLIVLVGIVFTAYALLTVTQGGDENAKQPSVAGAPADITDPKARGEYLTRAADCAACHTVPGGQPFAGGVPFKLPFGTLYSSNITADKDTGIGKWSDDDFVRAMHAGVDKDGHPLYPAFPYTSYTALSRDDILAIKAYLFSLPVAHAPARANELSFPYNQRWAISLWNAMFLKKQRFEPQAGKPEAWNRGAYLATALGHCGECHTPRNAAFALKHGEALAGAELQGWKAYNITSDKDHGVGAWTDQELADYLAKGHAAGRGTASGPMGEVVENSLQYLTPADLSALVAYLRDVPARQGGVSTAPAATAAAPATANATAGLGEQLFVGACAGCHLDNGQGRQSEYASLAGMRSVRDPHATNLTQIVLGGSRLSVGNQHAFMPSFGEAYTDAEIAALSNYVLSHFGGQPGTLSASDVAERRKGQ